A window of Primulina huaijiensis isolate GDHJ02 chromosome 9, ASM1229523v2, whole genome shotgun sequence contains these coding sequences:
- the LOC140984277 gene encoding protein LAZ1 isoform X2 translates to MAVAEKEMSCCNKFVSLVDPAISVDIEILRDCYESFAMYCFGRYLVACLGGEERTIEFMEREGRTSMKTPLLDHHGSERGIVKHPFPMNCFLKPWKLGQWVYQVIKFGIVQYMIIKAFTAISAVILEAFDVYCEGDFKLNCGYPYMAVILNFSQSWALYCLVQFYTITKDELAHIKPLYKFLTFKSIVFLTWWQGVAIALLYSIGLFKSPIAQALQFKSSIQDFIICIEMGIASVAHLYVFPAKPYELMGDRFSGTIAVLGDYASVDCPLDPDEVRDSERPTKLRLPQPDFDVRSGMTIRESVRDVFIGGGEYIMNDVKFTVNQAVEPMEKGFTKFNQKLHKISQNIKRHDKGRKTMDDSFIATSSPARKVIRGIDDPLLNGSMSDSGNSRRRKHRRKSGYTSAESGGESSSDQTFGGYQICGRRWLIKD, encoded by the exons ATGGCAGTGGCGGAGAAAGAAATGAGCTGCTGTAACAAG TTTGTATCACTTGTAGACCCAGCAATTAGCGTCGATATTGAGATCCTTCGAGATTGCTATGAATCCTTTGCCATGTATTGCTTTGGAAGATACCTAGTTGCTTGTCTAG GTGGAGAAGAGAGGACAATTGAATTTATGGAGAGGGAAGGGCGCACAAGCATGAAAACACCCCTCCTAGATCATCATGGCTCTGAAAGAGGAATTGTAAAACATCCCTTTCCCATGAATTGTTTTTTAAAGCCATGGAAACTTGGTCAGTGGGTATATCAGGTCATCAAGTTTGGAATAGTTCAATAT ATGATTATAAAAGCATTTACTGCTATTTCAGCTGTAATTCTCGAGGCTTTTGATGTATACTGTGAAGGAGACTTCAAATTGAACTGCGG GTACCCATACATGGctgtaattttaaacttcagTCAGTCATGGGCTTTATATTGCTTAGTTCAATTTTATACTATTACGAAGGATGAATTAGCACACATCAAACCGCTGTACAAGTTCTTGACATTCAAGTCAATTGTGTTCTTAACTTGGTGGCAAGGTGTTGCTATAGCTCTTCTCTATTCAATTGGTTTATTCAAAAGTCCAATAGCTCAAGCATTGCAGTTTAAGTCGAGTATTCAGGACTTTATTATTTGTATTGAG ATGGGCATTGCTTCCGTGGCTCACCTTTATGTCTTCCCTGCAAAGCCTTATGAGTTAATGGGAGATCGTTTTTCTGGAACCATTGCAGTCCTCGGAGATTATGCATCTGTTGATTGCCCTCTAGATCCTGATGAGGTTAGGGATAGTGAACGACCCACAAAATTGCGCCTTCCACAACCTGACTTTGATGTTAGGAGTGGAATGACCATAAGAGAAAGTGTGAGGGATGTCTTTATTGGCGGCGGTGAATAT ATTATGAACGATGTCAAGTTTACAGTCAATCAAGCAGTGGAACCTATGGAGAAGGGCTTCACTAAGTTCAATCAGAAGTTGCATAAGATCTCTCAGAACATTAAGAGACACGACAAAGGTAGGAAAACCATGGATGACAGTTTCATAGCCACATCATCTCCAGCACGCAAAGTGATCCGAGGAATAGATGATCCTCTCTTAAATGGAAGCATGAGTGACAGTGGTAATTCAAGGAGAAGGAAGCATCGTCGTAAATCAGGATATACCAGTGCAGAAAGTGGTGGTGAAAGTAGCAGTGATCAAACCTTTGGTGGTTATCAGATTTGTGGCCGTAGATGGCTTATCAAAGATTAG
- the LOC140985190 gene encoding F-box protein CPR1-like, whose translation MSDYFPAELLAEILSRLPVKSVIRFATVCKSWHSLISNPKFISSHLSNCKNQKTTLLLRRYDARDNAEHYSLLERGGGVPFSVNSAAELEFPFKSQIGYFRIVGSCDGLICLCDDYFANRSRPIFLWNPSVKNHLDLPKPTINPSGAHVFVLGFGADGQDYKVVRVVYCKKDDDFCYSVPPEVEIFSLKTGRWRKMMDVDVRVQIVELMWYQVFLNGVVHWIAYRFLPDNSSRNSILTFDFGHETFGEIMLPDDLSRVPTMSMFITKIMDSVGVIRYERAVGSEYCDVWVMMEYGVQESWTKLYRIVMVERLEKVERLEKVVSFFENGEALVASQGHGLVTYNPHTRHIKGLGIFGTAHSFYIANYVESLLLLRGQCGVAV comes from the coding sequence ATGTCCGATTACTTTCCAGCCGAGCTTCTCGCTGAAATCCTTTCGAGACTCCCCGTCAAATCGGTAATCCGCTTCGCCACAGTCTGCAAATCGTGGCACTCCCTTATCTCCAATCCCAAATTCATCTCCTCACACCTATCGAATTGCAAGAATCAGAAAACCACCCTTCTCCTCAGACGTTACGATGCCCGCGACAACGCAGAACACTATTCACTGCTTGAGCGCGGCGGCGGCGTACCCTTTTCCGTCAACTCTGCTGCCGAACTCGAGTTCCCGTTCAAATCCCAAATTGGGTACTTCAGAATTGTGGGTTCTTGTGATGGGTTGATTTGCTTGTGCGATGATTACTTTGCTAATCGTTCTCGACCCATATTTTTGTGGAACCCGTCTGTGAAGAATCATCTCGATTTGCCCAAGCCCACCATCAATCCTAGCGGAGCCCACGTTTTTGTTCTTGGCTTTGGAGCTGACGGTCAGGATTACAAGGTTGTCAGGGTGGTCTATTGTAAAAAAGATGATGATTTTTGTTACAGCGTCCCGCCGGAGGTTGAGATATTCTCgctcaagactggaagatggcgAAAGATGATGGACGTGGACGTTAGGGTTCAGATAGTTGAACTTATGTGGTATCAAGTGTTTTTGAATGGGGTTGTACATTGGATCGCGTATCGATTCCTCCCTGACAATAGTAGCAGGAATTCGATTCTGACTTTCGATTTCGGGCATGAGACTTTTGGTGAAATAATGCTGCCTGATGATTTGTCTCGGGTGCCCACCATGAGCATGTTTATCACAAAAATCATGGATTCAGTCGGAGTGATCAGATATGAGAGAGCAGTGGGTAGTGAGTACTGTGATGTTTGGGTGATGATGGAGTATGGTGTCCAagaatcttggactaagttgTACAGGATAGTTATGGTCGAAAGGTTGGAGAAGGTCGAAAGGTTGGAGAAAGTAGTTTCCTTTTTTGAAAATGGTGAAGCTTTAGTGGCCTCACAGGGCCATGGTTTGGTTACATATAATCCCCATACAAGGCATATCAAGGGTCTTGGTATCTTCGGCACTGCACACTCGTTTTACATCGCTAATTATGTGGAAAGCCTTCTTTTACTGAGAGGACAATGTGGCGTTGCGGTGTAG